Proteins from a genomic interval of Oceanispirochaeta crateris:
- a CDS encoding prephenate dehydrogenase/arogenate dehydrogenase family protein — MQISVYGLGRFGAFWASILSESFQVKGYSRNPDRITPPGVLRVDLEELMDCHVLFLCNAISSMEQVLPVIAPLVKPGTLVVDTCSVKVYPTDMMFKYLPESVEILGSHPMFGPDSGKNGVEGLPIVLCKKRISDEQYILWKDLFRNMGLAVQEMTAHEHDREAAYTQGITHFIGRTLDELKLHPSSMATTGYSGLLDIVKQTCNDPWQLFIDLQKYNPYTSRMRQDLHKGLEKMLGTFDSIESLGDQNGRNSFPKD; from the coding sequence ATGCAAATTTCTGTTTACGGTCTGGGCCGTTTTGGAGCGTTTTGGGCGTCCATATTGTCAGAATCTTTTCAAGTCAAAGGGTATTCTCGAAATCCTGACAGAATCACCCCCCCAGGGGTTCTCCGTGTGGACCTTGAGGAACTGATGGATTGTCATGTTCTATTTTTATGCAATGCCATCTCATCTATGGAACAGGTCCTTCCTGTTATCGCTCCCCTGGTTAAGCCGGGAACTCTGGTTGTGGATACCTGTTCTGTAAAGGTTTATCCTACAGATATGATGTTTAAATATTTACCCGAATCTGTAGAGATTCTGGGATCACATCCCATGTTTGGTCCCGATTCCGGGAAAAATGGTGTGGAAGGACTCCCCATTGTTTTGTGTAAAAAAAGGATCAGTGATGAACAGTATATCCTCTGGAAGGATCTGTTTCGGAATATGGGCCTTGCTGTACAAGAAATGACAGCCCACGAACATGACCGGGAAGCCGCTTATACTCAGGGAATTACCCATTTTATAGGAAGAACGCTGGATGAACTCAAGTTGCATCCCAGTTCAATGGCTACTACGGGGTATAGTGGTTTGTTGGATATTGTAAAGCAAACCTGTAACGACCCCTGGCAGCTTTTTATAGATTTACAGAAATATAACCCTTATACTTCCCGCATGCGTCAGGACCTGCACAAAGGACTTGAGAAAATGCTGGGAACATTTGATTCCATTGAAAGTTTAGGAGATCAGAATGGCCGAAATTCATTCCCGAAAGATT
- the pta gene encoding phosphate acetyltransferase, whose product MSFVENMKAKAVKMQKKLVLPEGTEPRTMAAARIIKDENIVSEVYLVGETSAVNSAAAAEGISLEGISVLDPSSSDLAEGYAQEYYELRKHKGLTLEAAREQIKDNLKWGAMMVRKGDADAMVAGADNPTGKVLVAGFTIIKTAPGVTSASSCFVMDFPDKKWGKDGLMIFSDCATIPDPTVEQLAEITIQSSVSCKTFLQTEPLTAMLSFSTKGSASHPNVDKVTEALKIVQEKAPELKVDGEMQLDAAIVESVGAKKAPGSAVAGKANTLVFPDLQSGNIGYKLAQRFGNAGAYGPFLQGFAKPISDLSRGCSVEDIVNTIAVTMTQVED is encoded by the coding sequence ATGTCATTTGTTGAGAATATGAAAGCAAAAGCAGTCAAAATGCAGAAAAAACTGGTTCTGCCCGAAGGGACCGAACCCCGAACCATGGCAGCCGCCCGAATCATCAAGGATGAAAATATAGTATCAGAAGTTTACCTGGTAGGAGAGACAAGCGCCGTCAATTCTGCAGCCGCCGCCGAAGGAATATCTCTGGAAGGAATCTCCGTTCTAGACCCATCTTCTTCTGATCTGGCCGAAGGGTATGCCCAGGAATACTACGAACTAAGAAAACATAAAGGACTGACCCTGGAAGCAGCAAGAGAACAGATTAAAGATAACTTAAAATGGGGAGCCATGATGGTCCGGAAGGGAGATGCGGATGCCATGGTAGCCGGTGCAGATAATCCCACAGGGAAAGTACTGGTGGCCGGTTTTACCATTATCAAAACAGCTCCCGGTGTGACTTCCGCCTCCTCCTGCTTCGTCATGGATTTCCCAGACAAGAAATGGGGAAAAGATGGACTCATGATTTTCTCTGATTGTGCCACCATCCCGGACCCCACTGTAGAGCAGTTGGCTGAAATCACAATTCAGTCTTCCGTTTCCTGTAAAACCTTCCTACAGACCGAACCATTGACAGCCATGCTTTCTTTTTCAACAAAAGGATCGGCTTCTCATCCCAATGTGGACAAGGTGACAGAGGCTCTAAAGATTGTTCAAGAAAAAGCACCCGAGTTAAAGGTTGATGGAGAAATGCAGCTTGACGCCGCCATCGTTGAGAGCGTTGGGGCTAAAAAAGCACCTGGTTCTGCCGTCGCCGGAAAGGCAAACACACTGGTTTTCCCCGATCTTCAATCTGGAAACATCGGCTATAAACTGGCCCAAAGATTTGGAAATGCCGGAGCCTATGGTCCCTTTCTTCAGGGTTTTGCGAAACCGATCTCCGACCTGTCCAGAGGCTGTTCAGTAGAAGACATAGTCAATACAATTGCAGTAACCATGACTCAGGTTGAAGACTAG
- the dapB gene encoding 4-hydroxy-tetrahydrodipicolinate reductase, with protein MKVIIMGYGRMGREIEKILQERGHQIISRVDPGGFGDELTPSEESLTAADAVIEFALPLGIEKNTALYSQFDLKAVIGTTGWTDRKETVLKPFENGKGACLYGSNFSIGAHLFFRLTEAASKMINKVEEYDIMLTEYHHNKKVDAPSGTALTAANLVLKNMDRKKEILPGNPQGAIKPEQLHVASIRGGHIPGIHTITMDSPADSLEISHNARNRSGFALGAVMAAEWLLKDKSGIYTVDDFISDLLD; from the coding sequence ATGAAAGTAATTATCATGGGTTACGGCCGAATGGGCCGGGAAATCGAAAAGATTCTGCAAGAGAGGGGCCATCAGATTATTTCCCGGGTTGATCCGGGCGGTTTTGGTGATGAATTGACTCCCTCTGAAGAATCTTTGACAGCAGCGGATGCGGTCATTGAATTCGCCCTGCCCCTCGGCATTGAGAAAAACACAGCTCTTTACAGTCAGTTTGATCTGAAAGCCGTCATTGGCACCACCGGATGGACCGATAGGAAAGAGACGGTCCTGAAGCCCTTTGAAAACGGGAAGGGAGCCTGTCTCTATGGTTCTAATTTTTCCATTGGGGCTCATCTTTTTTTCAGATTAACCGAAGCCGCGTCAAAGATGATCAACAAAGTAGAAGAGTATGACATAATGCTCACTGAATACCATCACAACAAGAAAGTGGATGCCCCCTCGGGGACTGCTCTGACAGCGGCAAATCTTGTGTTGAAAAATATGGATCGGAAAAAGGAAATACTCCCTGGGAATCCCCAGGGAGCCATCAAACCCGAACAGCTTCATGTTGCCTCCATACGGGGCGGGCATATTCCCGGAATTCATACCATCACCATGGACTCCCCTGCAGACAGCCTTGAAATTAGTCATAATGCTAGAAATCGGAGCGGCTTTGCACTGGGGGCTGTCATGGCAGCCGAATGGCTCTTAAAGGACAAATCCGGGATATACACTGTGGATGATTTTATCAGCGATCTACTTGACTGA
- the dapA gene encoding 4-hydroxy-tetrahydrodipicolinate synthase, whose product MFAGVYTALVTPFNDKKEIDKECLKKIVKFQLDKGISGLVPVGTTGESPTVTHQENMDVIEMVVKEVNGRVPVIAGTGSNSTDEAIRMTKIAKDIGANASLQVSPYYNKPTQEGLYQHFMTIADAVDLPVMVYNIQGRTGVNINTDTLMRLAKHENIVAVKEASGDLGQMMEVLRRKPADFDVLSGDDNLALPLVLLGGAGVVSVVSNIIPKRMEELVLAARQGELDKARKLHYDLLPLFKSMFVETNPIPVKTAMAAMGLIKDVYRLPLCQASEENRKFIQNVLKDYGLI is encoded by the coding sequence ATGTTTGCAGGCGTTTATACGGCACTAGTTACCCCATTTAATGACAAGAAGGAAATTGACAAAGAGTGTCTTAAAAAAATTGTAAAATTTCAGCTGGACAAAGGCATTTCCGGACTTGTTCCTGTAGGTACCACAGGTGAAAGCCCCACGGTGACACATCAGGAAAACATGGACGTGATAGAAATGGTAGTCAAGGAAGTGAACGGACGAGTTCCCGTTATCGCAGGGACTGGTTCCAACTCTACCGACGAAGCTATCCGCATGACAAAAATTGCTAAGGACATTGGAGCTAACGCCAGTCTTCAGGTTTCTCCTTATTATAACAAACCAACTCAAGAAGGGCTCTATCAGCATTTTATGACCATTGCCGATGCTGTTGACCTCCCCGTGATGGTTTACAATATTCAAGGCCGTACTGGTGTCAATATCAATACGGACACTCTGATGCGTCTGGCAAAACACGAAAACATTGTGGCTGTTAAGGAAGCCAGTGGAGATCTGGGTCAAATGATGGAAGTCCTCCGCCGGAAACCCGCCGATTTTGATGTTCTCTCAGGTGATGACAACCTGGCTCTTCCTCTGGTTCTATTGGGTGGAGCCGGTGTCGTATCCGTTGTCAGCAATATCATCCCCAAACGGATGGAAGAACTGGTGCTGGCGGCGCGTCAGGGCGAACTGGACAAGGCAAGAAAACTTCACTATGACCTTCTGCCTCTGTTCAAATCCATGTTTGTAGAAACAAATCCGATTCCGGTGAAGACGGCCATGGCTGCCATGGGACTGATCAAGGATGTTTATCGGCTGCCCCTCTGCCAGGCGTCGGAAGAAAACAGGAAGTTTATACAGAATGTCCTCAAAGATTATGGTCTGATATAA
- a CDS encoding class I SAM-dependent methyltransferase gives MVQKQRDFLICPACSLLYQDARSLPSPLEEQSRYELHRNDPGDKGYIKWLQSFIHRSVTPWYKGGRILDFGSGPRCVLSDLLKEKGFPVVSYDPFFAPQWPKEKDFSLILLCEVLEHINDPVNAFRRLHSLASQGSLLSLKTQFLTADPLDPESVTSFKKWWYKEDPTHIRFYNPRSLEILGERSGWELISQDGTSLAVYKKTASPEGSRS, from the coding sequence ATGGTTCAGAAACAACGTGACTTTCTCATCTGCCCCGCATGTTCTCTCCTTTATCAGGATGCTCGCAGTTTACCTTCGCCCCTAGAGGAACAATCCCGGTATGAATTGCATCGCAATGATCCTGGAGACAAGGGATATATCAAATGGCTTCAGTCTTTTATCCACCGTTCTGTCACCCCCTGGTACAAAGGGGGCAGAATCCTGGATTTTGGAAGTGGTCCTCGCTGTGTTTTGAGTGATCTTCTCAAGGAAAAGGGCTTCCCCGTTGTCTCCTACGATCCATTTTTCGCCCCGCAATGGCCTAAAGAGAAGGATTTTTCCCTTATATTGTTATGTGAAGTTCTGGAGCATATCAATGATCCGGTAAATGCCTTCAGAAGGCTGCACTCCCTGGCTTCCCAAGGGAGTCTTCTTTCTTTAAAGACACAGTTTCTGACAGCTGATCCTCTCGATCCTGAGTCTGTGACAAGCTTCAAGAAATGGTGGTACAAGGAAGACCCGACTCATATTCGATTCTACAATCCCAGGTCATTGGAAATTCTGGGAGAACGGAGCGGGTGGGAGTTGATCAGTCAGGACGGGACTTCTCTTGCAGTGTATAAAAAAACGGCTTCCCCGGAAGGAAGCCGTTCATAA
- the rsmA gene encoding 16S rRNA (adenine(1518)-N(6)/adenine(1519)-N(6))-dimethyltransferase RsmA, whose amino-acid sequence MEKENLDLNYDSITEIKALLDLMGLGPRKRWGQNFLINRGAREKIVKFLELQDGDRLWEIGPGLGAMTKMVASEPIDLTVFEIDPGYVEYLKRAMIEYDRFRIVSGDVIKTWQSECEQYGIPHKVLGNLPYNAASAIIASFVENNILPSRLVLTVQSEMGDRMTAKEGQKNYSSFSILCQSAFHVKDCGVLNPGSFYPVPRVSSRIVLLTPHGLYQDMKDRKIFQALIRDIFVSRRKTIKNNLSAMSGQRFARFGKDLLYRIFEEEGIDLSWRPERIKVSQFVSLADRLAAVDPERKV is encoded by the coding sequence GTGGAAAAAGAAAATTTGGATCTGAATTACGATTCCATAACCGAGATAAAGGCTCTTCTCGATCTAATGGGTTTGGGACCACGCAAGCGCTGGGGACAGAACTTTCTGATTAATCGGGGAGCCCGGGAAAAGATTGTAAAATTTCTGGAACTTCAAGATGGTGACAGGCTCTGGGAGATCGGACCCGGTTTGGGGGCCATGACAAAAATGGTCGCTTCCGAACCCATTGATCTGACGGTTTTTGAAATTGATCCGGGATATGTGGAATACTTAAAACGGGCCATGATTGAGTATGATCGCTTCCGGATTGTTTCAGGAGATGTGATCAAAACCTGGCAGTCCGAGTGTGAACAATATGGTATTCCCCATAAGGTCTTGGGAAACCTTCCCTATAATGCCGCATCGGCCATTATTGCTTCCTTCGTCGAAAATAACATTCTTCCGTCCCGCTTGGTTTTGACTGTCCAGAGTGAAATGGGCGATAGGATGACCGCCAAAGAAGGGCAGAAGAATTATTCTTCCTTTTCCATACTCTGTCAGAGCGCCTTCCATGTGAAGGACTGCGGCGTCCTCAATCCGGGATCTTTTTATCCTGTCCCGCGGGTCTCTTCAAGGATCGTTCTTTTAACTCCTCACGGACTGTATCAGGACATGAAAGACCGCAAAATCTTTCAGGCCCTCATTCGGGATATCTTTGTCTCCAGACGAAAGACAATCAAGAATAATCTCAGTGCCATGTCTGGACAACGCTTTGCCCGTTTTGGTAAAGACCTCCTGTATCGGATTTTTGAAGAGGAAGGCATCGATCTCAGCTGGAGACCAGAAAGGATCAAGGTCAGTCAGTTTGTTTCTCTGGCAGACCGCCTGGCTGCAGTCGATCCTGAAAGGAAGGTGTGA
- a CDS encoding ComEC/Rec2 family competence protein has product MLRVFKDPCSGLFVKWVLSFAVVYTILQPFHLSIIFYLPLFLLGGFLMTQGKKGLLLFLCLISYLCVSQIQYLRGTAVSIPLETGRITLIYGRLTQEPSWGSHGRLFLNLDLESVESRSGVSGEARGVLSATLPVMNSFGSRRWLRGDHLVLQGRLIERTNPEGNEYYFIGSDLLQYWSPRPGGWRELVIRRVRRVAEGVGNLSETLLPALVLGLKHPDMDSSASLFRETGTAHIIALSGFHSGLVAFLLFSLFRFPLGYRGGLIAAAIGLLIFLYLAGPKPSLVRSVLMYLLVVAGKLSYRKPNLRLILICSFLITGLWAPESLHSLSARLSYLALWGILTTGPLLYNILKRRVGSILSVALSASFAAQIWTLPLVFSIFGLWYPAGILASLVLTPLVTFYLYWGIFLIFLPETSFIIPVINAVGGFLESLLLLTALLFQKIPPITMKYSNPGLFLILLFPLLLGLTYRPGGLSGKRKFGSELRFHNRDKGSSRSNGFGTTQALGTELSD; this is encoded by the coding sequence ATGCTTCGAGTATTCAAAGATCCCTGCTCAGGTCTTTTTGTGAAATGGGTCCTGTCTTTTGCTGTTGTTTACACCATTCTACAGCCCTTTCATTTGAGTATCATTTTCTACTTGCCCCTCTTCCTGCTGGGTGGATTTCTAATGACCCAGGGGAAAAAAGGACTTCTTCTCTTCCTTTGCCTCATCTCCTATCTTTGTGTATCCCAAATTCAGTACCTCCGTGGGACGGCTGTTTCCATTCCTCTGGAAACGGGTCGAATTACACTTATCTATGGCCGTCTTACCCAGGAGCCTTCCTGGGGCAGTCATGGCCGTCTTTTCCTCAATCTGGACCTGGAATCTGTCGAATCCAGGTCAGGAGTGTCTGGTGAGGCTCGGGGTGTTTTGTCGGCGACTCTCCCTGTTATGAATTCTTTCGGGTCCCGCCGATGGCTCAGGGGGGATCATCTGGTTCTTCAAGGACGTCTTATAGAGAGGACCAACCCTGAGGGCAATGAGTATTACTTTATAGGATCTGATTTACTTCAATACTGGAGCCCCCGTCCCGGTGGATGGCGGGAATTGGTGATCAGAAGGGTTCGAAGAGTTGCAGAAGGAGTCGGGAACTTGTCGGAAACTCTCTTACCCGCCCTGGTGTTGGGCTTAAAGCATCCGGACATGGATAGCAGTGCCTCCCTCTTTCGTGAAACTGGAACGGCACATATTATTGCTCTTTCAGGGTTTCATTCCGGACTTGTTGCCTTCTTGCTCTTTAGCCTTTTCCGTTTTCCCCTGGGATACAGGGGAGGGCTTATCGCCGCCGCCATCGGACTTTTGATCTTCCTGTATCTAGCAGGCCCTAAACCCTCCCTGGTGCGGTCGGTTCTGATGTATCTCCTGGTCGTGGCTGGAAAGCTGAGTTATCGAAAACCAAATCTCAGGCTGATTCTCATCTGTTCTTTTTTGATCACAGGCCTTTGGGCTCCCGAATCTCTACACAGCCTTTCGGCCCGCCTCTCCTACCTTGCCTTGTGGGGAATCTTGACTACGGGTCCCCTTCTTTATAATATTCTTAAAAGACGGGTGGGGAGTATCCTGTCTGTGGCTCTCAGTGCTTCCTTTGCCGCACAAATCTGGACACTTCCTTTGGTCTTCTCCATTTTCGGTCTCTGGTATCCTGCAGGAATACTGGCCTCTCTAGTGCTGACTCCTCTCGTCACATTTTACCTCTACTGGGGAATCTTTCTAATATTTCTCCCCGAGACATCTTTTATTATTCCCGTCATCAACGCTGTGGGAGGATTTCTGGAATCCCTTCTGCTGCTCACAGCTCTTCTGTTTCAAAAGATTCCGCCCATTACTATGAAGTATTCAAATCCGGGGCTTTTCCTGATCCTTCTCTTTCCGCTATTATTAGGCCTAACGTACAGACCTGGAGGGTTGAGTGGAAAAAGAAAATTTGGATCTGAATTACGATTCCATAACCGAGATAAAGGCTCTTCTCGATCTAATGGGTTTGGGACCACGCAAGCGCTGGGGACAGAACTTTCTGATTAA
- a CDS encoding PilZ domain-containing protein gives MSILYTLLTLFIIASTIPLFLGVRKGLTKVNWVEFYSMGKDAGFSFKEINLLRKIAVVNKHQKPSSLFWSVDVLDKSLAGIHKMIEKEKDSDEQEYLEYLLKKLYSYRKSVEFQKPRYNRGLETTYDIAINQILKLKVDVLGIYECSVLENNRNYILVTYPKGPPLPVGFSWRDRTLNVYFWRREDAGYFFQSRIMEGYPDREFKTLRMSHSEVVLRSQKRKSVRTSCKLPIQLYPVKSLKTSTQLPESQPGLRCILQDISEDGAAIMIGGQGKVNMCCKLQMELFGKVAILRGIVRTIDYDRKRNISVLHIQAEEPDEQSRYLILAFVYDIYRNEQSLAGNTLKQNESQAESNLMNDNPANGAVPEVEKGPDDDLESLEAVEEELPTFEYD, from the coding sequence ATGAGTATTCTTTACACTCTTTTAACATTATTTATAATCGCCTCGACGATTCCCCTGTTTCTCGGTGTGAGAAAAGGCCTGACAAAGGTCAACTGGGTTGAATTTTACTCTATGGGAAAAGATGCCGGGTTCAGTTTCAAAGAGATCAACTTGCTTCGTAAGATCGCAGTTGTGAATAAACATCAAAAACCTTCGTCCCTCTTCTGGTCTGTAGATGTTCTGGATAAGTCTCTGGCGGGAATCCACAAAATGATTGAGAAAGAAAAAGACAGCGATGAACAGGAGTACCTGGAATACCTGTTGAAGAAATTATACAGCTACAGAAAGAGTGTTGAATTTCAAAAACCCCGATATAACAGAGGTTTGGAGACAACCTATGATATTGCGATTAACCAGATCCTGAAGCTTAAGGTGGATGTGCTGGGTATATATGAATGTTCTGTTCTTGAGAACAATAGAAATTATATTCTGGTTACCTATCCGAAAGGACCACCCCTCCCTGTGGGGTTCAGCTGGCGGGACAGAACATTGAATGTCTATTTCTGGCGTCGGGAAGATGCGGGATATTTCTTTCAGTCACGCATTATGGAAGGCTATCCCGACAGAGAATTTAAAACTCTCAGAATGAGTCATTCAGAAGTTGTTTTGCGCAGTCAGAAAAGAAAGTCTGTTAGAACAAGTTGCAAGCTACCCATCCAGCTCTATCCTGTCAAAAGTCTCAAGACATCAACTCAGCTGCCGGAGAGTCAGCCCGGGCTCCGTTGTATTCTTCAGGATATCTCCGAAGATGGAGCGGCCATAATGATCGGAGGTCAGGGTAAGGTCAATATGTGCTGTAAACTTCAAATGGAGCTTTTTGGTAAAGTTGCAATTTTGAGAGGTATCGTCAGAACCATTGATTATGACAGGAAAAGAAACATCTCAGTTCTTCATATTCAGGCGGAAGAACCGGATGAGCAGTCCCGTTATCTGATTCTTGCTTTTGTCTATGACATTTATCGCAATGAGCAGTCTCTGGCCGGGAACACTCTGAAACAGAACGAATCACAAGCAGAATCGAATTTGATGAATGACAATCCCGCAAATGGAGCTGTTCCAGAAGTGGAAAAAGGACCCGATGACGACCTGGAGTCCCTCGAAGCCGTCGAAGAAGAGTTACCCACTTTTGAATACGACTAA